One genomic region from Candidatus Dependentiae bacterium encodes:
- the traL gene encoding type IV conjugative transfer system protein TraL: MDKYYIPKHLDAPVKILFFTLDEFILSVVPCLFFIFIGMPLLGIIFFVGALIGIKKLKGEQGLSYLKALAYWHLPAFTVFYVTPPSNQRFYLG, encoded by the coding sequence ATGGATAAATATTACATCCCTAAGCATTTAGATGCACCTGTAAAAATATTATTTTTTACGCTTGATGAATTTATTTTGTCGGTAGTTCCTTGTCTATTTTTTATTTTTATAGGCATGCCGTTGCTTGGGATCATATTTTTTGTAGGCGCGCTTATTGGTATTAAAAAACTAAAAGGCGAGCAGGGGCTTTCCTATTTAAAAGCACTGGCTTATTGGCACTTGCCAGCATTTACAGTTTTTTATGTAACACCACCTTCTAATCAACGTTTTTACTTAGGATAA